One Alphaproteobacteria bacterium genomic window, TGCCATGTGAATGTCCCCCGAAATTAAAAGCGTGTATTAAGTAATGAAAAACTGTCGATATTGTTTGCAATTGATGTGGTGCTGTCTATGAATTTTGCGGTCTGCAATTCTGATTCGTACATTGCAACTAACATGCGAAATACCGTTTGATCACCCATCAAGGGAATACAAAATTCCATGGCAAGACGCGTTGCCGCCAATGACACAAAATACCCAGGGTATGATTCCGGTGCAGTTTTGACCACCGCTGTGATTGTTGTTGTGTCGCCGTCCGCGATAATTTTATTGCCAATGATACGACCAGATGTCTTTAATACGCGCAATACATTTGCAGGTATCAGAAAATCGCCGTCTGTATTTTTGGTCAGTTCTATATTCTGGGTTGCAAAACGCCATGGATGTGCCGCAATAACAGAATCCATAACCGGTTCAAACAGTGTGCGCGCAAGTTTGGCGGGTGCACTGTCATCAGTTAATGACTGAATTGGATTTTCGCCCATTTTTAATAATGCCATGGAACATAAATCTATTTTAGTAAGCATTTTTTGCCACCTTGGGTTAAAAAATAATTTTGGGCCGACAATATTTTGCCGACCCAGGAAAGGAATAAAAAAAAGAAATGTTTATTATGCCAATGCAACGGTTGTTACATTCAAATCTGTGATATTTATTTTCTTAATCGCTGTGTTATCCGATGCGTTGATAATGATAATATCACCGATATTCATCAATGTTTTTACATTGTTAAAATATCCATTGGCGGTAATCGTCGCCAATGTTTCAGATGCACTGCTGTAATGCCACAATGTAAATCCATTTGCATACGCGATGACAGATAAATTTTTGTTCTGAAAAGCCATATGTGTTTTCCTTTGGTTTAGGGTTGAATTTTAAATTGTGTTATTCGGCGTCTGAACATTTAACGCGAACAATCCCGTCGCCATCAATTAAGACTGCGCCTTGGGACATGCTGTTGCTGATAAAGTGTGCAGCACGTTCACCATGCCATGAAATATCTGTTTTTACATCCTGGCCACAGGCATGACCAATGCTGGACGCGTGATAAATAAAGCAATCACGGTTTGTGCCTGTACCCGGCAGACCGTTATACAGAACCCATGTAATCCCCAACCATTTGCGTGCAACACCACCGTTTAACAGTGGCAACGCATCGCCAACATAATCCGCCGATACGAATTCATCCATCGACAACAGTTCATTCCACTGACGTACGCCAACAACCGCAAAGCGACGGCCATCATCGGGCACATCGTTTGTATTCAGCACTTCGACCGCAGACAAAATCAAATCTTTGGTCAGGCCAGTTGAATAATCACCAACATTTGCAGTTGCGTTATTCATGGCAGATACAATCAATTCATCGGTCTTGCGCCCCAGTGCATATGCACCAGCCGATGCAACAACACGGCGTTCATCAATATTGACCTTTAATTCATCCAATGCATCAACCCAATCGCCTGCATAATAATCAGACAACATACATTCAACAGGTTCATGGTTCAGATTCATCACAGGTACAATGCCATGACGCGATTTTGTGCTGGCTGTGCCACGGCCAACCTTTTGGAATGTGGTGGATGCACCGATAACACCCGATTTGCTGCGAACCGTAGAACGCAATTTTGTGCCCATCTGTTGATATGCCAAATGAACATCGGCTTCGAATTGTTTCACAAATACATTATCTATGGAAACAGACATGTAATAATCCTTTGGTAAAAAAAAATTAAACAAAGATGTCATAACAGACACCCAATCAATTTTTGTGTTTTTGGTTATGCATAAAATGCGCCATCCGACAAAAAACTTTTGGGTCCGCGTATGCGGATTGTCCATAAAAAAAATCAGTCAGACTGGTATAACATCTGACTGATATTTTCATTTTAAAACCCCGCGTACGCGGGGTAAGTTAGTTAAAAATTATTTTTTCTTGCAAACTTTTTTTGCACATGCCTTTTTGGCGCATGGTTTCTTTGCAACTGGTTTTGCCGCTACCTTTTTAACAGCAACTTTCTTTGCAGGTGCTTTTTTTGCAACTGGTTTCGCTGCTACTTTCTTTGCAGGTGCTTTTTTTGCAACTGGTTTTGCTGCAACTTTCTTTGCAGGTGCTTTCTTTGCAACTGGTTTCGCTGCTACTTTCTTTGCAGGTGCTTTCTTTGCAACCGGTTTCGCAGCTACTTTTTTTGCAGGTGCTTTCTTTGCAACTGGTTTTGCCGCTGCTTTTTTTGCAGGTGCTTTCTTTGCAACTGGTTTCGCCGCTGCTTTCTTTGCAGGTGCTTTCTTTGCAACTGGTTTTGCCGCTGGTTTTTTTGCAGGTGCTTTCTTTGCAACCGGTTTCGCCGCTGGTTTTTCAGCAACTACTTTTTTTGCGGCTGCTTTTCTTTTGAATAAAAATGCCATTCTTTCTCTCCTTAATCTAAAAAGTTTTGGACAGAACAAATCTGTTTTGTTCTTGGTTACATTTTATCGTAATTACAAAACTTAGTAAAGTAGAAAAGTGCATTTATTCAAATTACGAATATAATTTTTTAAATCCATTTTCTATTTTGCGAATGTATTCGACATCGTTATCACGCCAATATTTCGGATCGCGCATCATGCGTCGTAAATCTGAATCAGACAAATTTTCATTTTCGTTTTTGTCTGTTTTTATTGTTGGTTCGATTGATTGCATCATTTTGTACATGCTTTGAATTCCCTGGGGTGTAGCGCACAGTGATTCAAATGCATCATGTGGTAAAAACCGTTCACCAAACGCATTTATCGCGCGTAAATTGTCAATCATTTTTTCATCACTACCAAAGAAAGTTTTTAATTCATTCATCGCAGTGGATTCATCACGTGCAGAAAATAAATCTGATATCACAGGTGATAGAAATTCATTTGCAATATCATAAATTTTTTCAACCTGTTTTTTTGTTAAACCGATTTCAAAAAATTTCTGGCGCAGGTTTTCATCATCATACAATTCATGTGTTGGGTATTCGGATGCGTTTTCCGGCACACCAATTGCACGATTAAATTTTTGACGCGCAACATCATCTGAATTTTCATTTGGAATCGATACCATTGAACCAATCTTTTTTTCCAGTTCTGTGTATGAATTCATCAAGGCTGCTGTATTTAATGTACCATCATCATTACGAAATTTTTCTGGGATGTTATCCATTTTCTTTTCCTTTGGTTTCATTTGAACGGCGCAGAAAGTATATCCCCGCCAGTGTAAATATTGCCTGCAACATAGAAAACAGGTCTGTATCGCCAACCAAATATGCACCAATGGCCGACAATATCCCCGTCGCAGAAATTATGTATGTGCGATATCCCGCCAGATATCCACCACGTATTATTCGTTGCATAAACACACCCCTTATAAATAAAACAGGATGCCGTCAATGTCTGCAATATATCCACGCGATGTTGCCCATGCGGGAATTATATCGGATGCATGAAATCTGGTTGCGCCATAACACGAATCAGGCAACTGGCCCATCAACATGCGGTATGCTGTACGAACACACATTTGAAATGCGCGTGTGTTTGCGGCGACATGCAACCGCGAATGATTTTCATCCGTCGCGGATAATGCTGGAAAAATTGTCTGGTCCATAATCAAATTTGATATATCGACGCCGGATGCATCTGATAAATTTTTTATCATGGATGTAAATGCACATACCAATGGCAATGATACACCACCGGTATGCGCATAAACAACGCGCGCGACTTTATATGCCAGGTTCATGTGTCCAGACGTGTCTGGATTTTTAACTAAGGTCATTTGCATTTGATTGTCCCACAGTTGTTAAAAATAAAAACCCATGCAAAAATGCATGGGCAATAAAAAAACCACAACGCGATGGATGTGGACAGAATTTGTGCTGTTTATGCTTTTTATATTATCACAAATTCAACAAAAAGTCAAGACATTATTTTCAAACCCGCGGAATTCCGGCATTTTACACTGTAATCTCGTCCCCATAAACCAATAAATAACGCGTTCCACGACGCAAAACCAATGCGCCATTTTCATTGATTCCGACCAGTTCGGCAACCTCGCCCTGGTATTTAACGGGACGATTTATACACGCCGCCAGTTCAGTCCAGCGTGCACGCACCGCACGAAAATCGCTGCGACGCCATTTGTCCATATTACGCATCAGGCGCGCCAACAATTCATTCATTGGAATTTCAGAATAATTGTCCATTTTGGTCGTTTTATATCGATCAACCGTCGGATTTGAATTCACATTTATACCGATGCCAACAACAACAAAATCACCAGAATATTCAATTAATACGCCGGCAATCTTGTTCCCGTCAACCAGGATGTCATTTGGCCATTTTATCGTTGGATGAATGCCAAATGACGCGATTGTTTCTGCAATTGCCACACCAACAGAATAAGACAGACGGGCATCGCGTTCAGGGGACGAAAAAATAAAACTGATATACAGGTTGCCGTGGTGCGATACCCACGTACGACGCATGCGACCACGCCCCGCAGACTGGGCCGCGGCCAATACCGCCATATGGTCGGTGGCGCGTCCAAACGCAATTAATTCCAGGGCATAATCCTGGGTGCTGGGGATTTTATCAAATGATAATAATTTATAGTTTGCCAATGCGATATACCCCGTTTGTATTTATAATAAATCCACGTCCGTATGTGCGACGCAACTGATAAATAGCAGTATCCACCGTATGGGTGGTGGTATCCGGCGCATACCCCAATGCGTCCCTTAGTTCATTGCCGGTCATACCACCGGATTTATGCAATAATACTATGATTTGTGCCTGAATACGTGGCAATGACACAGACATGCCAAAAATTTCGCGCAAAACCGATGCACTGTCGTTGGCATCCAGTATAACAGACTTTAATTCCAGTGAACTGAGCGGACAATCAATATGTAAATTATCAAAATTTATATCCGTGGCATTTGGCGCGTCCAAAACAGTCGCCCCAAAATCGGTCAAGATTTGGCGCCATATTGTATCAGATGCATAAATACGAACACCGCTTAACATGTTTGTTATTCTAGACTATATAATTTTTCATGTCCAATAAAAACCGCACTGGAATTGCCTGTGCGGTTTCAATTTAGACTATTTCTTGTCTTGTGGTACATTAACGATGATTTTGCCGCCCTGCCCCGTTTTTATCCACTCTAACGCAGCAATTCTACCTTCTACATGTTTCCTATCTTGCTCATTATCCAGTTTCAATTCGCGTAGCAACCGAATTGTATTATCTATTGATTGAATAATTTCGTCTGTCAAAACTTTGTTTTTCAGCATGGTTTCCCCCTTGTTTTACATTAACGAATTCGTGCGAATTTTTGTTGTTGCATTAACATAGTCGGATATTTTAAACGATAATCAACTCTATGTGCCCTGGGTTTATAACGTGGATTAAAAACAGAGCGTCCTTTGGAACTATATGTTATTTCGCCATCATCATCGGCGTCTATTAAGTCCGATACAGGAATCTCGTAAGTTTGTCCCTCAGGAGATTCATAGATTATCGTTTCTGCATTCGCTGGAACCTCTATTGTTCCACGATCTTCTGGTTTATAATTTATATTATTCAAACGGTCATACGCATCCCAATCAATCTTAACATCAGACTCTTTTTTCGTGTCACTATCTTTTTTATCGAACCAGCCCATATGATATGTAATAGACGGCTGTTTTACATCTAAAATTGATTTAGTATTTTTGGTATAATATGGGACTACAAAAATCATATCAACTCCTTTGAATGCTATACTATATGCTAATACGGTATTTTATGTTTTTCAATAAAAACCGCACTGGAATTGCCTGTGCGGTTTTTGGGGTGTCGAAACAGATATAATCTAGTCGCGCCCGTTATCGGGTGGATCAATAAACTTGGTAAAGTCTTGAATTTTTGCACCCGTGGACGACAAAATCTTGGAAATACTGTTGGTGGATGGCCATCGTGGTTGCCCTTCTTTGGACCAACGCTTGCTCTTATTAAACGTCGTTGGGTCAAGACCGCTGCATTTTGCCAACCCTGAACATGACATACCGTGTTCGGTTGCAAAGCGTTCGATGGCACGCCACACATCTTCATGTGTCATTTTTCTCTCCCTCTTGGTTATACATCAGGAACAACTTTCCGTCTGATACAATGTTGATTTTATTCCAGAAAACCGGGCAAAACAACAAGTACCATTTCCTAGGAATAGACAGATTAAATTGACACAAAAAATTTTTTTGACAAAACACTTGACGAATCGATTTTAGTGTACTATATTTTAAATCGTCAAAGGGACAAACCCAATGACGGATGTGAAAACATCACGTGGGGACCAGAGGTTCAGACTCCCTCCTACATTCTCTCTCCTCTGGACTCTGGTGCCCACACCACAGTTTAGAGTGTCCAATTTCTTTTTCTCCTTTCCTTCCTTTCGGGACACTCGGAAATACCGCCGGCAACGGCGGTGTTTTTCTTGGCAGATACATTGACTGACTTTTATTTATCATTGTATTTGAATTTATGATTTTTATGGCGTATAATATATGGGCATTGGGCGATTTCCAGTGTGGGGCTTAACAACCTCTTGTAGAACGTCGTCAAGACGAAAAACTCCAACTCCTGCGGTTGGAGGGTTGTGAATATCCAATAAACAACGCTATTTTCTACAATAGTTGTTAACCTCCAACCGCTTTTGATATTCAATTGCGGTTTTTTGTTTCACACAAACAATGGGGGACAATATGCGCATCGGACATCAGATAGAAGCCACCAGACAAAAATTGGAAATTCCTGTTTTTAAAATGTGTGACATTTTGGCAATCGAAACCGAGTTGGAATATCATAAAATAACAACAGGCTGGATATCATTAACGACATATCAAAAAATTATGTTTATTGCCGCGACCGAACGTCCGCTGGAATTATCCAACACGCAATCCAAGACGGATTTAGTTTGATTATATAATACGACGGCGAATTGTGCCAAATATCGCAAAGCCCAACAGCAATACCATTATGAATATAAATATCACTGTGGCGGCATTGCTGTGTTCGGCAAATGGTAATTCCAGATTCATTCCGTAATAACCAACAATTACCGTTGGCACAACCAGTATAATGTTCCACATGGTCAAACGATTAATGTTCGTGTTTGAATCCATGTTAATAACACTTTCAAATGTTTCTTTTATCGACTTTAACATTTTGCTGTATGATGCGACAACCTCGGTCGCCTGGGATAATTCGATACGGGCGTCTTCGGCCAATTCGCGGGCATCATCTGTTTTTACAAAGCCACGAACCTTTTCCAGTTTATCCAGCACCGCAACATTTCCACGAATGCCCGCCATGTACAGGGTATAACTGTTTTCAACTTCTAATAAATCCATTAATTCTTTCTTGCGGATGCGTTCCAATAATACACGCTTGGACGCAATAACACGTTTGTTCAATTCCTTTAACATACGCAGGTATGATTCTGCAATATAGTACAGAATATTTAAAATAAATTCTTCGCGTGATGTTTTTTCAGAACGTTTGATTTTATCTAATAAATCACAACGCTTGCGACATACGGTAATTACACGGTTTGATGACAGAATAATTGATAATGGTTCGGTATGCCACAGGGTATCATTTTCGCGGTTAATAATTGGAAAACGAACAATTATAACCTTGTAATCATCTTCGATTTCAAGGCGGGGTTGTTCATCAGGGTCAAGGATGTCTGATATCGTATCCTCGTCAATTTTGTATTCGGTTTGCAGTTTTTCAAAATCTTCGTGATCGGGATTGCCAACGTTTACCCAAGAGAATGTTTTTAATTTTTCGGTCACAAACACGGCATCCCCCTTTGGCTGATATCAAGTTCGTGTTATAATATCGCAAAAAAAATTGTTTTGCAATATTTTCTGGGAAAACAAATACGTTTTTTGCCATCTGATTATGTGATAGAATCAATAAAAATGGGGGGACGCACATATGGCAAAGAAATTTAAAACAAACACCACTGCATTTGGTATCGCACACTATATTTTATTGTTCTTGGTCGTTGGAATGTGCATCGCAATCATTGCGTGGATAATGGTAAAAAATAATAATCCAAATCCAACCAGTAATGTCAAAACCAATGTTGTCCATGTCCGCGATTCTGATCCATGTGTGCAACGCACGCGTGATATGGTGGCGCGCATGTGGGCATATGACCCACGGGCAGTACCACAAAAATACTGGGATATGGCCGGCAATTATTTAAATCAGACAATCACAACACGCACATATGGCATTTGCCAGGACGTAGCATACACATGTCGCCCGGGGCAAATTCGACGCGACTGCGATCCGTGCGCTGTACCAAGTGCGCGCGACTGGGCACAAAGCATTCATGTGGCGGATATGATAAAGAAAAACTGTGGCACAAATATTAACGACCACACGACGGAATCAGGCGACGCAATAACTGAATAACATATGGTGTGTCGGTACGCGTTAAAATTTTTGCAAGTTTCGCCCTGTGTTCGGGACACAATACCAGACAGCCCGTATCAATGTTATATTTGTTTGCGCACCAATTTTTAAACACCAACTGTTCTGTGTACATTTTATCGTATTCGGCCCTGCTTAAATCCGGCGCGTTGTGGTGGGTTATAAATTCATTAATATCACGTGGATGAAATTGAAAACCAACCCCCAACAGAAAGTTTAATATCAGTCCCCAATCGCGATACATATGAAAACGGGTCGCATAATCAAAACGCGCACTGGGGTTCAATGCCCAAATATACTGGGCATAATAATAAGATACGCGTGCGGCGTCGTCAAAAATGTGATGAACTGCGTCGCGATGTCCAAACTTGATATTTAGACGGGGGTTGGTTGCCAAGTTATAGAAATATTCCAATCTATACGCCTCATTGATTATGTCTTTATACAACAGCCAAGAAATATTATAATCGTATGAAAATTTATGCGTGGTTTTGAATCCCGCATCGCGCAATTGTTTATCCAGATTTATCGCGCTGGATTTGATGTCGGCATATTGCGAAATTTGCCGTTTAGCATACAGGTCGGGTGTTTGTTTAATGTTATGTATATGTTCGCGCATATCATTCCCCAGTACCTGACGCACCGAGTCGCGCAAATCCAGAAGCGTGAATTTATCACCATTTTGAATCATTATAGCCCCCAAAGTTGAAAAGATTCTACACGATTATATGCATACGTCAATTAAAAATCCCGCCAGGTGGCGGGGATTTGTTATCGGTTGGTTAGTTGTAATTCTATGCGACGGTTTTTCTGTAATGCGGATGAATCGTTCCCCAATTCGACCGGATGCATATCGCCAAAACCACTGGGGACCAAGCGACGTGGGGACACGCCCGCCGCCGCCAATTCATTGGCAACCGCCGTGGCACGCAATAATGATAATTCTGTGTTATTTTTATATCCAGCAGTTCCGGAAATAACCTGTTTTTTATCGGTATGACCGTCGACACGAATAATCCAGTTGATGTCGGTTGGGATTTTTTCTTCCATATCCTTGATAACATTGGCAATCAGGTGCAACTGCTTTTTCCCATCATTGGATAATTTATACGAACCACTGGGGAATAAAATGTCACTGTTGACGATAAAACGGTCGCCGTCGGTTTGAATTGTCGTGCGGTCGCCCATGGCGATTTTAACCGCCTTGTAAAATTCGGACTGATATTGCGACATGTCTTTTAATTCTGCAACCTTG contains:
- a CDS encoding helix-turn-helix domain-containing protein, translating into MLSGVRIYASDTIWRQILTDFGATVLDAPNATDINFDNLHIDCPLSSLELKSVILDANDSASVLREIFGMSVSLPRIQAQIIVLLHKSGGMTGNELRDALGYAPDTTTHTVDTAIYQLRRTYGRGFIINTNGVYRIGKL
- a CDS encoding biotin--[acetyl-CoA-carboxylase] ligase; this encodes MQTGYIALANYKLLSFDKIPSTQDYALELIAFGRATDHMAVLAAAQSAGRGRMRRTWVSHHGNLYISFIFSSPERDARLSYSVGVAIAETIASFGIHPTIKWPNDILVDGNKIAGVLIEYSGDFVVVGIGINVNSNPTVDRYKTTKMDNYSEIPMNELLARLMRNMDKWRRSDFRAVRARWTELAACINRPVKYQGEVAELVGINENGALVLRRGTRYLLVYGDEITV
- a CDS encoding magnesium transporter CorA family protein yields the protein MFVTEKLKTFSWVNVGNPDHEDFEKLQTEYKIDEDTISDILDPDEQPRLEIEDDYKVIIVRFPIINRENDTLWHTEPLSIILSSNRVITVCRKRCDLLDKIKRSEKTSREEFILNILYYIAESYLRMLKELNKRVIASKRVLLERIRKKELMDLLEVENSYTLYMAGIRGNVAVLDKLEKVRGFVKTDDARELAEDARIELSQATEVVASYSKMLKSIKETFESVINMDSNTNINRLTMWNIILVVPTVIVGYYGMNLELPFAEHSNAATVIFIFIMVLLLGFAIFGTIRRRII
- a CDS encoding helix-turn-helix transcriptional regulator; translation: MTHEDVWRAIERFATEHGMSCSGLAKCSGLDPTTFNKSKRWSKEGQPRWPSTNSISKILSSTGAKIQDFTKFIDPPDNGRD